The following proteins are encoded in a genomic region of uncultured Vibrio sp.:
- a CDS encoding TetR/AcrR family transcriptional regulator, whose protein sequence is MSKKRQLLIDTALALFYTNGINSIGINEILSVSGVAKRTLYSHFSSKEALVLAALQQRHETFSYWLDQKLSGAKSDKEVIDELFSALASWFSSQEHALGKFRGCFFINTSAEFSDVNSEIARFCGQHKKEVRDIIANHLQSNDSALIDAICLMKEGAIVTAHMSGNGQGVANKCIQILHGIEGRTE, encoded by the coding sequence ATGAGCAAAAAACGTCAGTTACTTATCGATACTGCATTAGCCCTTTTTTATACCAATGGGATTAACTCGATTGGAATCAATGAAATATTGAGTGTGTCCGGTGTCGCCAAACGTACACTTTACAGCCACTTTTCAAGCAAAGAAGCGTTAGTGTTAGCCGCTTTGCAACAAAGACACGAGACGTTTTCTTACTGGCTGGACCAAAAACTGTCTGGGGCCAAATCAGACAAAGAAGTGATAGATGAGTTATTTTCAGCGCTTGCAAGTTGGTTCAGCAGTCAAGAACATGCGTTAGGAAAGTTTAGAGGTTGTTTTTTTATCAACACTTCAGCGGAGTTTAGTGATGTAAACAGCGAAATAGCGCGCTTTTGTGGACAGCATAAAAAAGAAGTCCGTGACATCATTGCCAATCATTTACAGAGCAACGATAGCGCATTAATTGATGCGATCTGCTTGATGAAAGAAGGAGCAATTGTCACTGCACACATGAGCGGGAATGGGCAAGGCGTCGCCAATAAGTGCATTCAAATTCTACACGGAATTGAAGGTCGAACAGAGTAA
- a CDS encoding YkgJ family cysteine cluster protein, with protein MNIPITNTSPETPSCSNCKACCCRLEVMIISDTGVPEQFISRDQYGGETMMRLDDGWCAALDRETYMCSIYENRPWICREFEMGSYECIDERVKFL; from the coding sequence ATGAATATACCGATTACAAACACCTCTCCAGAAACTCCGTCCTGTTCAAATTGCAAAGCCTGTTGCTGCCGTCTTGAAGTGATGATCATTTCTGATACCGGCGTTCCAGAACAATTCATTTCCCGCGACCAGTATGGTGGTGAAACCATGATGAGACTGGATGATGGTTGGTGTGCGGCTTTAGACAGAGAAACGTATATGTGCTCAATATATGAAAACCGGCCTTGGATATGTCGTGAATTCGAAATGGGGTCGTATGAGTGCATCGATGAAAGAGTTAAATTCCTATAA
- a CDS encoding RNA-binding protein — MKLLVRNLARTTTEHEIRVLFSAYGTVNECNLVLDQESGQSKGFAFVEMPNEDEAKNALESLHHTNVAKSKIRVKFAQN; from the coding sequence ATGAAACTTTTAGTGCGCAACCTTGCGCGAACCACAACCGAGCATGAAATTCGTGTTCTTTTTTCAGCCTACGGCACAGTCAATGAGTGCAACCTAGTATTAGACCAAGAATCGGGGCAGTCTAAAGGCTTCGCTTTCGTTGAAATGCCAAATGAGGATGAAGCGAAAAATGCACTTGAAAGCCTTCATCACACGAACGTAGCTAAGAGCAAAATCAGAGTTAAGTTCGCGCAAAACTAA
- a CDS encoding VOC family protein: MFSHVMVGSNDVDKSKQFYDAILSVLGYQEGVLDPHGRCFYFHPEGTFAITAPIDGEAATSGNGMTIGFKVDSPELVELWHKAGLESGGVECEDPPGVRTVGPREMYLAYLRDPSGNKLCATHIMA, from the coding sequence ATGTTCAGTCACGTTATGGTTGGCTCAAATGATGTCGATAAATCCAAACAATTTTATGATGCGATCTTGTCGGTGCTCGGTTACCAAGAAGGTGTCTTAGATCCTCACGGGCGCTGCTTCTATTTTCACCCTGAGGGAACTTTTGCCATTACTGCGCCAATCGATGGCGAAGCAGCAACTTCAGGAAACGGCATGACTATTGGCTTTAAAGTGGATAGCCCTGAATTAGTCGAGCTATGGCATAAAGCTGGTCTGGAAAGTGGTGGTGTTGAGTGTGAAGATCCTCCAGGTGTAAGAACGGTGGGTCCACGAGAAATGTATCTTGCCTATTTACGTGATCCATCAGGTAATAAGCTTTGTGCTACCCATATCATGGCTTAA
- a CDS encoding ADP-ribosylglycohydrolase family protein produces the protein MSFSSEQILPITANQDRSRGCLIGLAVGDALGTTLEFQPPGTFKPLTDIVGGGHFCLKKGYWTDDTSMALCLGHSLVESEGFDAWDQMNKYCDWMNKGYMSSIGVCFDVGVGVSSALRRFQKTGDPYAGSKARWSSGNGSIMRLAPVPIFYQLSLSDAMEFAAESSRTTHGSELCLDACRLLSSILVHLINGGEKHGCFELQYQPQTEEVQLIKSGAFVHKTYTKLTGSGYVVESLESALWCFINTESFESCVLAAANLGNDADTTAAIAGQLAGAYYGHSGIRSDWLDVLHMHNDIFALADELFKLSQQVHTGKTTEESE, from the coding sequence ATGTCTTTTTCTTCAGAGCAAATACTACCCATTACGGCCAATCAAGATAGATCAAGAGGATGCTTGATAGGATTAGCCGTCGGCGACGCACTGGGTACTACATTAGAGTTTCAACCACCAGGAACCTTTAAACCACTGACTGATATTGTTGGCGGTGGGCACTTTTGTTTAAAAAAAGGCTACTGGACCGACGATACCTCTATGGCGTTATGCTTGGGTCATAGTTTGGTTGAAAGCGAAGGTTTTGATGCCTGGGACCAAATGAACAAATACTGTGACTGGATGAATAAAGGTTATATGAGTAGTATCGGCGTATGTTTTGATGTTGGTGTCGGTGTGTCATCGGCACTACGTCGTTTTCAAAAAACAGGTGATCCGTATGCTGGGTCAAAAGCGCGCTGGAGTTCAGGGAATGGTTCGATTATGCGTCTTGCTCCTGTTCCCATTTTTTATCAGTTGTCACTCTCTGATGCGATGGAGTTTGCCGCAGAAAGTTCTCGTACAACTCACGGTTCTGAATTGTGCCTTGATGCCTGCCGTTTGCTGTCTTCCATCTTAGTTCATCTTATCAATGGTGGTGAAAAGCACGGTTGTTTTGAACTTCAGTACCAGCCACAAACAGAAGAAGTCCAGCTGATAAAATCAGGCGCTTTTGTCCATAAAACGTATACCAAACTAACAGGAAGTGGGTATGTCGTTGAGAGTTTGGAGTCCGCCTTGTGGTGTTTTATTAATACCGAGTCGTTTGAATCGTGTGTTCTAGCAGCCGCTAACCTTGGGAATGATGCGGATACAACAGCGGCTATCGCCGGTCAATTAGCGGGTGCTTACTACGGACATAGTGGGATACGCTCTGACTGGTTGGATGTACTGCATATGCACAATGATATTTTTGCGTTGGCAGATGAACTTTTCAAACTTTCCCAACAAGTTCATACGGGAAAAACAACGGAGGAAAGTGAATGA
- a CDS encoding NAD(+)--dinitrogen-reductase ADP-D-ribosyltransferase — translation MTELAMLQTTHYFCSPEENEVLNQICLPLNHCNVPSWLLASIAYQDNPIPLELDGIQIWYPKLFNNLKSIDSYETRAEHFKNFMTNLFHLAKHDYNAQENTDPPPRPKVNYRRLLLGWLFDSDNEQGAAWRSWVESRFGLLTCFHKESLHGPDTPEYLRFRKTCTRATYNTNELYAQLDLLYCFCQHELRLRFKGREHVTLYRGCAELPEHTIDGQAVKLFNNLSSFTADADSALRFGSKVYAVEVPLAKIACFESLLPDSLQGEQEFMVLGGLYKVERLKL, via the coding sequence ATGACAGAGTTAGCTATGTTGCAAACTACTCACTATTTTTGTTCTCCGGAAGAAAATGAGGTACTTAATCAAATATGCTTACCTCTTAATCATTGTAATGTGCCTTCCTGGCTCCTCGCGAGCATCGCCTATCAGGATAACCCGATTCCTTTGGAGTTAGACGGTATTCAAATTTGGTATCCCAAATTATTTAACAATCTTAAAAGTATCGATAGTTATGAGACCCGGGCGGAGCATTTTAAGAACTTCATGACTAATCTCTTTCATTTAGCGAAGCACGATTACAACGCGCAAGAGAATACCGATCCCCCACCCAGACCAAAGGTGAATTATCGGCGTTTGTTATTGGGTTGGTTGTTTGATTCCGATAATGAACAAGGTGCGGCGTGGCGTAGCTGGGTTGAATCACGTTTTGGTTTATTAACTTGTTTCCACAAGGAATCTCTACATGGTCCTGATACGCCTGAATACCTGAGGTTCAGGAAAACTTGCACCCGAGCGACCTACAATACCAACGAGTTGTATGCACAGCTCGATTTGCTGTATTGCTTTTGTCAGCATGAGTTGCGTTTACGATTTAAGGGCCGTGAGCATGTGACTTTGTATCGAGGCTGTGCTGAATTACCTGAACACACTATTGATGGGCAGGCAGTCAAACTGTTCAACAATCTGAGTTCATTTACGGCAGATGCAGACAGCGCACTTCGTTTTGGTTCTAAAGTGTATGCCGTTGAGGTACCGCTTGCCAAAATCGCGTGCTTTGAATCCCTACTGCCCGATAGTTTACAGGGAGAACAAGAGTTCATGGTTTTGGGAGGGCTATACAAAGTTGAACGCTTAAAACTGTAA
- a CDS encoding type I restriction endonuclease, which produces MDFIERVQALSKKIPQISASLATEEATKNALVMPFLHSVLGYDVFNPNEVIPEFTADTATKKGEKVDYALIKDGVVQILIECKKFGEPLATKHANQLFRYFSVTNARIAILTNGSEYQFFTDLDAPNKMDEKPFLTLDLANLDEHVIPEVKKLTKSSFDVESVVDAAGELKYLNQIKKALHEQFQNPEEEFVKFFTSKVYDGVQTAKVKAQFLDITTKALKQFLNDSINARLKSAIGGDEKEHIKVESGVDAPVDTNEPMQDKPKIHTTDEEIEGFNVVKAILRQKVDVQRVCARDTQSYFGVLLDDNNRKPLCRLWFNTKQKYIGIFDKAKAETRHPIDSIDDIFKFSEQLLNTPAIYD; this is translated from the coding sequence ATGGATTTTATCGAACGAGTTCAGGCTCTTTCTAAAAAAATACCCCAAATTTCAGCTAGCTTAGCCACTGAAGAAGCAACTAAAAACGCATTGGTCATGCCATTTCTACATTCTGTGCTAGGTTATGATGTTTTTAATCCAAACGAGGTTATTCCTGAGTTTACTGCTGACACAGCTACGAAAAAAGGTGAGAAGGTGGATTATGCTCTGATTAAGGATGGAGTTGTTCAGATTCTTATCGAGTGTAAAAAGTTTGGAGAGCCGCTAGCAACTAAGCATGCTAACCAGTTGTTTAGGTATTTTTCAGTAACCAATGCTCGAATTGCAATTTTAACAAATGGATCAGAATACCAATTTTTTACGGATTTAGATGCGCCTAATAAAATGGATGAGAAACCATTTTTAACTTTAGACTTAGCAAATCTAGATGAGCATGTAATTCCAGAGGTTAAGAAGCTTACCAAGTCGTCATTTGATGTTGAGTCAGTAGTGGATGCTGCGGGAGAGCTTAAGTATTTAAATCAAATAAAGAAAGCATTGCATGAGCAATTTCAGAACCCAGAAGAAGAGTTCGTGAAATTTTTTACGTCCAAAGTTTATGATGGTGTGCAAACAGCCAAGGTCAAAGCTCAGTTTTTGGATATTACAACTAAGGCTTTGAAACAGTTCTTGAATGATAGTATTAACGCTAGGCTAAAATCCGCTATTGGCGGAGATGAGAAAGAGCATATAAAAGTTGAAAGTGGAGTAGACGCTCCAGTTGATACCAATGAGCCAATGCAGGATAAGCCAAAAATTCACACGACAGATGAGGAAATTGAAGGCTTTAATGTCGTAAAAGCTATATTACGTCAAAAAGTGGATGTTCAGCGAGTTTGCGCACGCGACACTCAAAGCTATTTTGGTGTCCTACTCGATGACAATAACCGAAAACCATTATGTCGTTTATGGTTCAATACGAAGCAAAAGTACATAGGTATCTTTGACAAGGCCAAGGCTGAAACTCGTCACCCTATTGACTCGATTGACGATATTTTTAAATTTAGTGAGCAACTATTAAACACTCCAGCTATCTACGATTAA
- a CDS encoding SEC-C metal-binding domain-containing protein yields MPMIPAFCDNCGTPFPSGIFVENCLQMTMTGNRSGPCPKCGGVGSVPDGVFKVLGNAIEIINAPSKTIEQLQRYAQVLDEAKEKRLSREEVKQKIDEEVPEFSSVSQYLPKSRSDLYAFLALIVSILAYVTPLMMSDDGMSESDVESLINSSMQKMLMQQEIESLKRENRELKGFEFSKPSRNSDCPCGSTKKYKNCCGQLI; encoded by the coding sequence ATGCCGATGATTCCAGCATTTTGTGATAACTGTGGTACTCCATTTCCATCAGGCATATTTGTCGAGAATTGCTTACAAATGACAATGACTGGAAATCGATCTGGCCCTTGTCCGAAGTGTGGTGGTGTGGGAAGTGTTCCTGACGGGGTATTCAAAGTCTTAGGAAATGCAATTGAAATAATAAATGCACCGAGTAAAACGATAGAACAATTACAACGTTATGCTCAAGTACTTGATGAAGCTAAAGAGAAGCGGCTATCGCGTGAAGAAGTAAAGCAAAAGATTGATGAAGAAGTCCCAGAATTTTCATCAGTCAGCCAATATCTACCTAAAAGTCGCTCCGATCTGTACGCATTTCTAGCTTTAATTGTGTCTATTTTAGCCTACGTAACACCTCTCATGATGTCAGACGACGGGATGTCAGAAAGTGATGTCGAGAGTTTAATTAATAGCTCAATGCAAAAAATGTTAATGCAACAAGAAATAGAGAGCCTTAAAAGAGAAAATCGAGAGTTAAAAGGTTTTGAGTTTTCTAAGCCATCTAGAAACTCTGATTGCCCGTGCGGTTCAACAAAGAAATATAAAAATTGCTGTGGTCAATTAATATAA